TTCAGCCACCAAATCCTGAATGCGTCCCATTTCGAAGCGAAAAACGGTGGCGTTTATCTCAACGAAGACGGGCGCAAGAAGTTCTTTCTTCAATACGAGCGTCGCATGGAGCGTCAGTTTCTCAGTGAAGCCGCCGGGCACCGCACCACGCTGCGCCAGCAACTGGAACAACAAGCCGTCATGTTCAAGGCGGCGCTGGAAGACGCAGTGAAGTTCGAACCCTTCTTGATGAACTGAATCCGACCCATGAACTCCTGGTGGCAAGAAGCGTTCGCGTCGGTGCCCTACGCGAGCTCACCCCCAGGCGACAAGCAAATGCTGATTCTCGTCGCTTACGATATCTGTGACGCCAGGCGCTTGACCCGCGTTGCCCACGTCTGTGAGGACTACGGGGTGCGCGTGCAATACAGCCTCTTCGAGTGCCGCCTGGAGGAGGACGAATTCAGCGACTTCTGGCTCAAGCTTCTCGAGGAGATCGATGTAAAAGAAGACCGCGTCGTCGCCTACAAGATCGACGCCCGTTCCGCCCGGGAGACCCTCACTGCGGGCACCATGGTTTGCTCGGAGAAAGCCGTATGCTACCTCGTCTGAACCTGCTCGAGTCCTTCGGGTCGCGAGCCGCCCGCGGCGAAAACACCGGACCTCATGACCTGAGACATATCTTGCGGCAAGCCAGTGGGTTTCGCAGAATTACTTCGTCGCAGGTCAGGCCATGGACAGATCCAGATGGCTGTGAAAATGACCTCATGACCTGGCGCATGTCGGCGCCCTTGCTGGACAGGTTGTTCCGCGAATGGGCGCCGCGCGCGCACCGAGCCGAAAGGCAATGAAGACGCGCGCCACATTGAAGGCTGCGATGCTTAAAGCGGGTGGCGCACGGTTTTTGGCAGTCTCGTCAGCTGCTTGAAGTGAGCCGGTTATTGTGAAGAGTGCGTCAAGAATCTGCCTTGCCCGCCTGCTGCTCATCCAACTTTACCCGGAAGCATTGGCGCAGCGCGACCCAGCAGTGCGAGCGACGCTTTTTCAGCGCTGACTCGGAACGATCACCATCCCGGTCATTTTTTCGGCTCTCGCGAGCGGTTCTCGAGGGTGGTCATTTCCCGAGTCAGGGTTGCTTTTCACGCCAGGGTTTGCGGTTTCGGTAATGCTCGCGCAGTTCGGTGTTGCGGCGGGCCACTTCGGGTTGATGGGAAGCTTCGGCCACGCGGCGTGCTTCGTCCGCGGTGGACACGGCGTCCTCGAAGCGTCCGGCTTCTGCATAGGCTGCCGCCAGAGTTCCCAACAGCACGGCCACTTTCCGCGACGTTTGTTGCACCGCGCCTTCGGCCAGCGCGACCGCCTCCGCACCATTCCGGAATTCCGCGGATTCGTGCGTAGCCAGCACCCAGGCAAGATTGTTTCGCCATTCTGGATGATGAGGGTTGATTTTGATGAGTTGGCGATATTCGGCCAGCGCGTCCGTGTAGTTCCCTTGTTGATGAAGCAGGAGGGCGAGGGCCTGCCGAAGCGGTTGCGATTGCGGGCGGCCTTCGAGAGCCCGGCGGTAGGTCGCAGATGCGGAAGCAAGATCGCCGGATTGGCGTTGAGCGGCGGCGAGGCCCGCAAGGATGTCGGGGTTCCGGG
The sequence above is a segment of the Verrucomicrobiota bacterium genome. Coding sequences within it:
- the cas2 gene encoding CRISPR-associated endonuclease Cas2, with the translated sequence MLVAYDICDARRLTRVAHVCEDYGVRVQYSLFECRLEEDEFSDFWLKLLEEIDVKEDRVVAYKIDARSARETLTAGTMVCSEKAVCYLV